CGTATTCGTTCAGGCCGGCGTAGTTGAAGACGTCGACGAAATCGACGTTCCAGGGATAAGGGCCGCTCGCTTTCACGCCCTTCAGATCGACGTTGTTCTTCAGCTTTTGGGCGGCTTCGACGAACTTGCGGTAGGCGGCGTCGTAGCCGTTCATGAGCTTTCTGTAAGCCGGCCCCATCTCTTCGAACCATTGGAAGGAAGTGTTCAGTTTCTTGGCGCGGATGACGGCCCGGTTGCCGGCGAGGATGTTGAGCATGCGCCCTAACGTGGTCCGGCAGAGGGAGGTATCGTTGTAGCGCTGGAAAGCGGCAGCTATCTCCCGGCAGCGCTGGATCTCCGCCGGCGTGCCGGTGAAATTCAGCGCTATCGAGAGCGTCGTCGGCGAATACATGAGGCTCACGTACTGTCTCAGATCGGCGTCGCGGTCGGGATCCCGAAAAGCGTCGCCCTTGACGAGCGCGGCGCGGGCGCTGAGTTCCTGCGCGATACAGCCTTTGCAGAAGGCAAGGTCGTTGGGCCTCTGCGCCTCGGACGGTTCCTGCGCGGCGGCGGGCAGCGCGGCGCTCAGGCAGAAGATCAGGACGGCGGTCAGTCTTTTTGCGGAAGGAAACATTTTTCTTCAGCTCCTCTCGGGGGTTAAAAGCGCGGCTGGTAGTCGTAAACGTACCAGCGCCCGCCGCCTTCGCGGCGCAGGCGGTGCGGATGCGGCGAACCGACGGCTTTGCCGTTTGCGTCCCAGGCGCGGGTCTCGACGACGGCTTCTTCGATCTTCGTGCCGCCGACTTTGTTCAGGGTTTCTTTCTGACCGGCGTCGAGGAAGAAGTTCTCCAGGTCGTTTTTGTCGTCGAAGCCTTTCAGCACGCTGATCTTCGCCTGGCCGAAGGTGACGTGCACGTACTCGCCGTGGAAACGCCCCTGATGCAGGTCCCAGTGGTAGGAAAGCAGTCCCTTGCCGGTGTCTTCCTTGTAGCAGTCGGGGTAGATGCACTCGCGGTAAAGGTCGTAGTTCTTTTCCTTGATGGCGGCGACGTAGATCTCCATCAGCCGTTCGGGCGAGACGTCCGCTGGAACGGACGTGACGCTGTACCAGCTCTTTTTCCTCTCCGCGACGATGTCTTCGCCGGCGAACGCGCCGCCCGCCTCGCCGTCCGGCGTGTGATAGGCCATGACGTGCCCCGGGACGTACAGCGCCACGGGCGTGACCACCCAGCCGTACTGGAAGCCGCCGACTTTTTTCTCGCCGGCTTCGGGGATCTCGGCGGTGATGTCGGTGATCTTGCCGAGCACGGTCCAGCTCTTCGCCTCTTCGAGTTCGGTGTCCACCTGGCGGCGGAAGCGTTTGGCGGCCTCGTAAGGCCCAAGCCAGGCGCGGCTGCCGATGTCGACGAAGTAATAGCCGGCGGACGGCTTGCCGGCGAAAACGTACTCGCCCGTCGCGCCGTAGAACTGGTGCTGCGGGTACTGCACGTCGTCGAGCACGACGTATTTGCCTTCCAGGTCGCTGACGGCGGTCTGTTTGGAGTCGGGCGCGGGGAAAGGCTTGTCGATCAGCGTGTCCCGATATTCGGCGAGCTTCTCGTCCCACGCCTTTTTGCCCAGCGCGGCGATCTCGCGGCGCAGATTCTCCTCCGTGCGTAGGTAGGCGGTCATCTCGGGGGTGATCTGGATGTAGTCCCCCTTGCTCTTCATCAGCGCGCTCTTGGTGCGCTGGAACAGCTCTTCGACCTTGGGATCGTCGGGGTACTGGAGCTTGAGCGCCTGCACGCGGCTGAGCGCGTCCTGCTTGCCGCGCCAGACCGTCTTTTCGCCGCCGCGCTGGCGTTCCACCTCTTTCTCGAACTCGCGCACGTAGTATTCGGCGTGTCCGATCAGATGCTCCTTGCTGATCGCGCTTGCGGGCGCGGCGTTCAGCGCTCCGGCGCAGACGGCGGCGGTGAAGAGCAGCAGCGATTTCCTTTTCATGCGCAGTGAAGCCTCCTTAAATAGAATAAATGGATTGAACGATGCCGGTTTGCGATCTTCATAACTTATCGAAAAAATATGTTAGCACGAACGGATTGAAAAATCACCCTGCATAAATTTTTGAATCCTGATAAAATAACGCCGATGGAAGCAATCGAAATTTTTCGTCCGCGTTGTGCCGTGAAATGCAAAAAGCGTCGAAGCGCGCAACGCGGCGGAAAAAATCTCGAACGCCGGGCGGAGGCGAAGGATATGGTCCGAATCATGATCGTCGAGGATCAGACGATGGTGCGCGACGCGCTGAAAAACAGCCTGGACGGCGTCGAGGATTTCAACGTCATCGCCGCCATCGCCGACGCGGCGCTGGCGGAACTGTACTGCGAGAGGACGTCTCCCGATCTGGTGCTGATGGACGTGTGCACCGAGAACGATTCCAGCGGGCTGGACGCGGCGGCGGCGATCAAAAAACGCTTCCCGCAGGTGCGCGTGGTGATGATGACGGGGCTGCCGGAGGTGACGTTCGTCGAACGGGCCCGCGAGGCGGGGGCCGACAGCTTCGTCTACAAGGATCTGGACGTGAACGGCCTGGCCGGCGTGATCCGCGACACCTGCGCGGGCAAAAGCGTCTATCCGGGACGACGCGAGGAAGTTCTCAACTTCGGCGAACTGACGCGGCGCGAGCGCGAGGTGCTGGTGCTGATCTGCGACGGGCTGTCGCGCCGGGAGATCGCCGAGCGGCTGAACATCACGGTCAACTCGGTGAAGACGCACTTTTCGAACATCCTCTCGAAAACGGGCTACGAGAGCGTCGCCAAGCTGGCGATCTTCGCCGTCTCCAACGGTTTCATCAACACGAAAATATAGGACGGAAGCTCCGGAACGGCCGGAGCTTCTTTTTTTATGCCTCGCGCTCTTCCGGCGGCAGTTTTACGGTCACGGTGAAGCGCGGCGAAGTCGCGATCTCCAGCGTGCCCCCCGCTTCGGCGGCGAGGCGGCGCATGCCGGCCAGCCCCTGGTTTTCTTTGAGCGGCCGGTCGCCGTCAAAGGGCGCGCCGTCGTTGGCGACGCGCATCGCCAGCCCCGCGCCGGTGCGCTCGATCCGCGCCTCGACGCGGGACGCGCCCGCGTGTTTGACAGCGTTGGTCGACGCTTCGCGCAGGATCTTGATCAGTACCGCGGCCTGCCGCTCGTCGCGGGGAAGCCGGCCTTCCACGCTCAGTTCGACGCCGATGAAGCCGAACGACCGCTGCAGGTCGGCCAGCAGCCGCGCGGCGGGCGCCGTGACGTCGGCGCGCAGGTCGTCGATCAGGCCGGAGAGGAGCGGCAGGAAGCGCTCGAGGTCGTGGAAATTTTCGCCGCCGCGCTGCAGGTACTGCTGCATCAGGTAGATGCGGTGTCCCGCCATGTCGTGGATGCGGCTCTGCAGACGCGCCAGCTCCTGCTCGCGTTTGACGGCGGCAAGCGCTGCTCCGGCTTCGCGCAGCTCTTCGGCGCGCGCGGCCAGTTCTTCGTGAAGCTTTTGCAGCTCGCGCGTGAGCCGGTCGGTCTCGGTCACGCAGGCGGCGAAGATCGCGCTGAACGCGCGTCCCTCCACGTCGAGCAGGCGGCGCGAAAATTCCCACGACTGGCCGTCGGCGCGGAACAGCAGCGCATCCGCGAGCGCGATCCGCTCGACGCCCTCGCGGAGCGCGCCGCCGTTCAGCGCCTGCCAGAACGCCTCGCCGTCGCGCAGCGGCCGGGCCGTGAGCGTTTCGGCCAGAAGCAGCATCTGCCGGTTGGCGAGCACGGGGCGGCCCGTGGGATCGCTGAACAGAACGCCGTCCGGCAGCCGGTCGAGCGCTTCCTTGATGGAGTGGCGCGCGACGGAACGGCGGCGTTCGCGCCGCGCGCGGGCGTCGCACCAGGCGGCCCGCAGCGCGAAGAACGGCAGCCCGAGGACGAACAGCGGCGCGAAAAAGCGCGCGCGGTCGAAGCAGGGCAGCGCGGCGAACGCGAAAAACGCGCCCGGCAAAAACATCGACCGGCGCGAGACGACGCCGAAAACGACAAGCGGGACGGCGCTCAGCCACCGCCACGGCGTCAGCGGGAAAACGGCCTCTGTCCCCGCGTAGCCGCGGCAGTGGACGGAGAGAAGCAGCGCAAAAGCGCCCAACAAATACAAACCGGTCAAGAATTCTCCGAAGCGCTCGGCGCGCAGGCCGGGGCGTTTCCGCTGCAAGGCCAGCTCCAGCGACAGAAAAACTTCGAACAGCAGCGCCAGAGCGGTCAGCCCCATCAGGGCGATACGGAAAAAGGCGTCGAACGCCAGCAGCTCGTTCATGGGCGCGCCTCCTTTCCGTCGGCGAGAAGCGGCAAGCGGCAGGTCGCGTACAGGCTGCCCTCGTCGCGTTCGAGACGATACGCGCCGCCCAGACGGCGCAGCGTTTCCCGCAGCGGCGGCGGTAAAAGCGCCGCTTCGTCGGGCGGCTGCGCGCTTTCGATCACGAGACGCAGTTCCAATTCGTCGCCGGCGCGCCGCAGCCGCATCAGCAGCGACGCGGGCGCGGCCGTCAGGCAGCATTCCAGCGCTTCCTCGAACAGATCGTAGACGAACATGCCTGTCCGCGCCGGCACGGCGCCGCTTTCGGCGCAGAACGGGGCGCAGTCCACGCCGGCCGGCGCGGCGCAGCGGGCCGATTCCATGGCGGCCTGCATGATCTCGGCCAGCGGCAGCCGGTTCGACTGTTTGCTTTTCAGGAACAGATGACTCTTGCGCTTTACGGCGCAGATCAGCACGCCCAGACGGGCGAGGGCGCGGCGGACCGTTTCGCGATCTCCCGCGGCGGGGCGTTCGGGAATGGCCGCGAGAAGCCGGCGCGCCGCTTCGATCTTGTCCTGCATGCGTCGTTCGACTTCGGCGCAGAGGCGGTTCTGCCAGCGCAGTTCCAGCAGGCGGCCGCGGATCTGATTGCGCTGCGCCAGCAGGCGGTTGCCGCGTTCGCGTTCGCGCGTCAGTTCGCGCAGTTTTTCCTGAAGCGCCAGGAGTTCGCTCACGTCCTCCTCCCACAGGACCGAGCCGCCGCGCAGCGGCCACAAACGGCGCTGCGTCCCCGGCGGCGCGTCCGCCCCCGGACGGGGCGGGGCGAGGCGGGTGCGGTAGACGGGCGTTCCCCGTTCGTCCTCGATCCACATCCGCGCCGGGGCGAGCGCGAACAGTTCCTCGTAGCGGCTGTTGCAGGGAAGCGCGCCGCTGCACAGGCAGCTTTCCCAGAAGAGGAAGACCGCGACGGCCGTGGCGAAAATAAAGCCGCCGCCCGGCAGCCAGGCGGGCCGTTTGACGAAATACAGCCAGACGTAGAGCGCGAAAGCGACGAGGATCGCGATCGGCGCGGCGGCGCGGCGGGCGCGGGCCGGCGAGGCGGCGTTTTTGATCAGCCCGGCGGCGAAGCACAGCGTCGAGAGCGCGATCCAGCCGACGAGGATTTTTTTCGCCCCCGCGGCCAGCGGCAGGACCGCCGCCAGCCACAGCGCCAGCGAAACCGTCAGATGGAGCGTCAGCGCCCGGTCCAGCGGCGGCGCGTCGAGCGGCTGCGAGGAAACGCGCAGGATCAGCAGATCGAGCCACGGCAGCAGCGCGAAGATCAGCCAGCTGACAACGTCCATGCCGCGCAGCGCCGCCGTCTGCATGAGGCGGTATGCCTGCCACCGGTCGCGGGCCATGGGCAGATTGAACGCCGCCAAAAACTGCAGCGCCCGCAGCGCGATCCAGAAAAACAGCAGCAGCGCCGTTCCCTGCATGCCGCGGCGCAGCGCCGGATGAACGACGCGGCGCTGCAGCGACCAGCTCCATCCGCACAGGACCGCGAGAAAAAGCAGATGCCCCAGCCCCTGCCCGACGCCGCCTTCCAGTGCCGTCATGGTCGTCTCACCTCCGTGCGGCGAAATTTCTTTTTCTGGAGCTTATCCTATCATGACGCGGCGGAAAAGCATCACCCGAAGAGGTGAAGTTTTGAATTTTTTCAAAGGCAGGCGGCGCGAAATAAATACGGTCAATCATCATGCAGGATAAAATGTTCCATGTAGAACGTTTTTCGCGAGCCCTTGCGGCGTCTTGTGGGGATTTGCATGTTAAAAAGCCGATAACCGACCGGTGGTTGGCTATCGGCTTTCGTTGCCGTTGGCATATGCGAAGAGAAGCGCGCGACGGCTGTTTATTTTTTGAACTCGATCGAATTGAACACGTCGGTGGCCGCGTCGCTCCCGTGATCGCCGACGATGGTGATGCAGCCGTACGCGCCGCCGCCGAGGTCGAAAACTTGGGCGTACAGGGGCTGGCCGTTGGCCGCGCCGGTGTATTCCCAGGCTTCGCCTTCGCCCTCCATCCTGACGAGGTCCTGAGAGCCGTGCGCTTCGGCCATGCGGGATGCGGCGTCCTGCAACGGCGTGCCCGCCGCGGGCATTTTCGTCACCGTGAAGACGATCGCTTTGTCGGGAGACGCAAGCGCGGCGGAGTTTTCGCCGTCCGCCTGGAGCGTCCAGCCTGCGGACGGCGTCTCGGCGGTGAAAAAACCGGCGTCGACTGGGGCGGCGGACGCCGTCGCGGCCATCGCCAGCGTCGCCGCGAGCGCGAGAATTTTTTTCATGGAAGATTCCTCCTCAAAAAGTCACGACGCTCCGGCCGCGCGGCCGGAGTTTTCGGATTCCCGATCTACGGCTGTAATCATATCACGCCGGCGCGTTTCGCGAAAAGACGCAGGAGGCGAAAAAATCGCCTTTTCAGGTGAGGCCGCGGACCTTTTTTCTGATAAGATAAGGGAACGGAAAACAATCTTTTCGTCAGCGTCC
This sequence is a window from Pyramidobacter sp. YE332. Protein-coding genes within it:
- a CDS encoding response regulator transcription factor, translating into MVRIMIVEDQTMVRDALKNSLDGVEDFNVIAAIADAALAELYCERTSPDLVLMDVCTENDSSGLDAAAAIKKRFPQVRVVMMTGLPEVTFVERAREAGADSFVYKDLDVNGLAGVIRDTCAGKSVYPGRREEVLNFGELTRREREVLVLICDGLSRREIAERLNITVNSVKTHFSNILSKTGYESVAKLAIFAVSNGFINTKI
- a CDS encoding ATP-binding protein, producing MNELLAFDAFFRIALMGLTALALLFEVFLSLELALQRKRPGLRAERFGEFLTGLYLLGAFALLLSVHCRGYAGTEAVFPLTPWRWLSAVPLVVFGVVSRRSMFLPGAFFAFAALPCFDRARFFAPLFVLGLPFFALRAAWCDARARRERRRSVARHSIKEALDRLPDGVLFSDPTGRPVLANRQMLLLAETLTARPLRDGEAFWQALNGGALREGVERIALADALLFRADGQSWEFSRRLLDVEGRAFSAIFAACVTETDRLTRELQKLHEELAARAEELREAGAALAAVKREQELARLQSRIHDMAGHRIYLMQQYLQRGGENFHDLERFLPLLSGLIDDLRADVTAPAARLLADLQRSFGFIGVELSVEGRLPRDERQAAVLIKILREASTNAVKHAGASRVEARIERTGAGLAMRVANDGAPFDGDRPLKENQGLAGMRRLAAEAGGTLEIATSPRFTVTVKLPPEEREA